One stretch of candidate division WOR-3 bacterium DNA includes these proteins:
- a CDS encoding S4 domain-containing protein has translation MRIDQFLKRTLLMRQRQVAKKLCDKNFIKLNGKYTKASKHVSIGDVIEIETMKGLRHYRVLMIPQGNVKKNESDLYYAEIEGQY, from the coding sequence GATCAGTTCCTGAAAAGAACACTGCTTATGAGGCAACGGCAGGTTGCGAAAAAGCTGTGTGATAAGAACTTCATTAAACTGAACGGAAAATACACTAAAGCCTCGAAACACGTGTCTATCGGTGATGTTATTGAAATAGAGACCATGAAAGGTTTGAGGCACTATCGAGTGTTGATGATCCCACAGGGCAATGTGAAGAAGAACGAGAGCGATCTATATTATGCTGAAATTGAGGGTCAATATTGA